One window of the Populus nigra chromosome 4, ddPopNigr1.1, whole genome shotgun sequence genome contains the following:
- the LOC133690502 gene encoding F-box protein At3g07870 — MVIMDLDFERHSKRRKTKLEDDPQTTGMELLPREIAQDILSRLPITSLVKFKCVCRAWRAMALDPEVVNLYLSCSTQETDPCVILHCDFPIRNNLYFVDFAAHEEEKEKVKRIRAPFSSMMPEFEVVGSCNGLLCLSDSLFNDSLYIYNPFTGRYKELPKSLQYPDQEVVFGFGFNPKTNEYKVIRIVYYRNGHGRYPRSRRIIYPLSQVQILTLGCPGWRSLGKVSYRLVRRASETLVNGRLHWVSRPCRNKPARRLVSFDLTDEQFREVPKPDCGGLNRCDYHLAVLRGCLSVAVYCNYGRLEIWVMKEYNVKESWVKEYNIGAYMPKGLKQNLVRPLKIWKNASNGRAVRALCVLKNGEILLEYKNRALVSYDPKKGKFKDIDLQGTPKWFQTVVHVGSLNWIDTPSD, encoded by the coding sequence ATGGTGATCATGGACTTGGATTTTGAAAGACatagcaaaagaagaaaaaccaagCTTGAAGATGATCCACAAACAACTGGAATGGAGCTTCTACCGAGGGAGATCGCTCAAGATATACTTTCAAGATTGCCCATCACTTCTTTGGTGAAATTCAAGTGTGTTTGCCGAGCTTGGCGCGCCATGGCGCTGGACCCTGAGGTTGTAAATTTATATCTCTCTTGCTCAACTCAGGAAACAGATCCTTGCGTAATCCTTCACTGCGACTTTCCCATCAGAAACAATCTTTACTTCGTTGATTTCGCTGCCcacgaagaagaaaaggagaaggtgAAAAGAATTCGAGCACCTTTTTCTTCTATGATGCCGGAGTTTGAAGTGGTAGGTTCCTGTAATGGTTTACTATGCCTATCCGACTCGTTGTTCAACGATTCTCTTTATATCTATAATCCTTTCACGGGCAGATATAAAGAGCTGCCAAAATCCTTGCAGTATCCTGATCAAGAAGTGGTGTTTGGGTTCGGTTTCAATCCCAAGACTAATGAGTACAAGGTAATTAGGATTGTGTATTATAGGAATGGGCATGGCAGATACCCTCGGTCACGTAGAATCATTTATCCACTATCACAAGTCCAAATCTTAACACTAGGCTGCCCTGGATGGCGAAGTCTAGGCAAAGTGTCATACCGGCTAGTTCGCCGGGCATCAGAGACCCTGGTTAATGGAAGGCTTCACTGGGTTAGCCGACCATGTAGAAACAAGCCTGCCCGCAGGCTGGTCTCATTCGACTTGACCGATGAGCAATTCCGAGAAGTCCCGAAACCGGACTGCGGTGGCCTAAATAGGTGCGACTATCATCTAGCTGTTCTGAGAGGCTGTCTCTCTGTTGCTGTTTATTGCAATTATGGAAGACTGGAGATCTGGGTCATGAAGGAGTACAATGTGAAGGAGTCATGGGTTAAAGAATACAATATTGGAGCGTACATGCCAAAGGGTTTGAAGCAAAATCTTGTCCGACCTCTGAAGATATGGAAGAATGCCTCAAATGGAAGGGCTGTTAGAGCTCTATGCGTGTTGAAGAATGGTGAAATCCTGCTGGAGTACAAGAACAGAGCTCTGGTTTCTTATGACCCAAAGAAGGGAAAATTTAAGGATATCGACTTACAAGGGACGCCGAAATGGTTCCAAACAGTAGTTCATGTGGGCAGCCTGAACTGGATTGATACTCCAAGTGACTAG
- the LOC133690734 gene encoding major latex allergen Hev b 5-like, which translates to MATVEVVSAQNALVEEKNEQPIKVETTTEEAVTAAPEAVTHEEPKEAEKVAASEEPVAPEPEAPAEAETKEVLEETKIAAEEPTVLEKTEEETPKETPEPVVEETKEEPEVPVEPVVEEAKETTEPGEAPAEETEVAVEAPKEEEVKEEQKPVETEEKVETETPVEKTE; encoded by the exons ATGGCCACTGTTGAG GTTGTGTCAGCGCAGAATGCACTTgtagaggaaaaaaatgaacaacCAATCAAGGTTGAGACCACCACAGAAGAAGCGGTCACTGCAGCACCAGAGGCAGTAACTCATGAAGAGCCAAAAGAAGCAGAGAAAGTTGCAGCATCTGAGGAGCCCGTGGCACCAGAGCCCGAGGCCCCAGCTGAAGCTGAAACGAAAGAGGTGCTCGAAGAGACCAAGATCGCTGCAGAAGAGCCAACAGTACTAGAGAAAACTGAGGAGGAGACACCTAAGGAAACACCAGAGCCGGTTGTTGAGGAGACAAAAGAGGAGCCGGAAGTACCCGTAGAGCCTGTTGTCGAGGAGGCTAAAGAGACTACAGAGCCCGGTGAGGCACCGGCAGAAGAAACGGAGGTTGCAGTCGAAGCCCCAAAGGAAGAAGAAGTAAAGGAAGAACAGAAGCCTGTTGAAACAGAGGAGAAGGTTGAAACAGAAACCCCAGTAGAAAAGACTGAGTAA